gttaattataaaataattgcaagtgtatcattactcacgttgtaattaatgtataatgAGGGAGGCAGTGGACGGGGGGGAGCCATGATTTTCCCCAGAAATAATCCTCCAATCTCCCTTAGAGAATTCACCAAAAGACCTGAAAGATTTGAAATATGCCGAAGATACAAATAAAAACCTCTCTCCCATTCTTTACATGTATATTTCCCCAGTTTTTAGTCATTGACGGGCCCAAAACAGAGCCCGTCGTGCTACCAATTGTAGCCCAAGGCCCCAAGTGATGAGGCATGTGGTAACCCTATACCAAAGGGCTTTGCTCAAGTCGGGAGACAACCATTCTTTTGCCGCCTTAGTATCAAGAGACTTTACTCCTAATTAAGTGgtttgatgatgttaatttccatgaacaaaatacaaagaagacagtacttgtatttaaatttaatatcacTACGCCCCAAGTTCCTCTTAAGAGAATCAAAAAGCGCCTAGTCGAGATTAACACGATCaaaacattaataattaaactcattattttggaattaaatatgattttaaaatggaGTAGTAGCATTTTTACTAATTCATAAGAGGTACCTTTACCGAGCAGGCTTCATaacatttatcaaaaaaatcctACACTTGATAGAACTGTCTACCAAGTCAGTTGCTACAGGGTGGAACACAAAATCCAACCTTGTGCGTCTGTTGGTAAACCATTAGACAAGCTTGCTTTCGAAACTTGATCAAGACCTCCCTCTTGAATTCCAAACGTGTCAACCTTCCTTCCTAATCAGGGCAAGATTACCCTACTTATGGTGGACTGCTGGGACCTGTTGTTGATGGtttgaaacttgaaataaaGAAATCACATCAAAAGTTATGTACACAGTAAATGATAGGAATACATACTTTAATGTGGACCacaaaagtgataaaaaaaatcatggttCAACCCATTTCAAGTGAAGCAattgaagaagacgaagaacaGGATGATGAGGGACACGATCGAAAGCATCGCGGAGGACTTCTGGTGGAGAGGTGACGTTCGGGAGCGTGAAGCctctgtttttctttgttttttgccCCTAATAAATGGTTTATTAAAGTCAACACTAAATATCCCCCTATTAGTGATAATTACGAGAACAGATCAGTGTCGGCATCCTACCATGGACGGACAAGAAAAGAGCACGCGTCTACAAttaagtttattttcttctccttcttcctcccCTTGATAGCTTCGAAACATATACCATATCTATGCATTATTAATCTACATGTTGAGAAATAATTTTACATTACTTGTCTATCAAGTCTTGagtatatttataagaaatgatcaataattttttgttgaatcgattttatgaaataaattaagtttataaattttttcatagtaTCAGAGCATGTTATAAGACAAATGAGAATCCATACTACTTATTCCGTGATAagaattagtataaatattaatctGTATGTGAGAGAAAATGTTGATGACTGatcttttattatttgtaaataaggttttgaacatatttataaaaaatatataattttttttttgttaaatcgATTTTATGAGATAAATTAAACCGGTGTATTTCTTCACATTCATGCCGTGGCTGGCTgtgatatgttttttttttttttttttttttttttttttttttttttaatcgttgGCTATGTTATTAATTGTTGGCTTGGCTCCAGTATCAGAAAAACGCCAAACTCCTAACGCCAAATCCCAAGCCCTCAGCTAGAAGTAGTCGTGAGTGGTACCACCTGCAGGGATTGGGACCCCTTATCGATAATTTTGGGtcaaaatttagataattttattggtttaattGGCTATCTTGCAAATTAAATCGACTAATCAAGCTGCTTCCCTCCATATGGATGGGTCCATACCTGCCCAACCCATATTAATAAGTCATTTGATGTGGTCCTGAACCACTCTGGTGGAATATTGATCCGTGAGCTCGGATTGTTCGGAAGGCTAACAGGAAAGGACAGTCTTATAAATGAAAGGCCCATATATAGCTGCAGCTAATGAAGGCTTTTAAAGGCATAAACTGCTGGAGGTTCTGTTGGGCCCAAATATGTAAACATTTGAGAGCGTAGTGAAGTCGGACCGTCGGTGCATGTGTGACCGACGGTAGAAAGTACAAACCAGGTAAGGTAGGGGGAGACAAGGGAAGCTTTTTAATTAGCCAACTGAATTTCCCGCAACTTGAGGTTTCCGTGCATGCCACTTAAGAAACAAGTTACGAAGGTGAGCACCAGGGACCCCCACCACCTCTGAGATCGACCGAATATGTGGATACTAAATAAAGTACGAAAAGAACAGCCACAATGCCACCAGAGaattcaagagagagagagagagagagatatcatTCATGGCTGGAGGCTGGAGCTACCTTCGTACTCGTCATGAATGAAATCTTGTCCTTATGATCGGGTGGGGATCAAATTGatggatatgcatgatttttttattttgtctgtTGTTTTCTCTTCCCTTTTTCCCGTAGAGTAGAGAAGCTTTTGCAAAACATATTCTATTATtccaatatttttgttttgatagaaAGTTCAAACTTTattaaaatggaaaatataTTCGTTTTTAACCTTCCATCTATACGTTGATGTAAGTAGCAGCACCAGGACAGAGACCCCCTGAATGGTCTATATAGATAACAGTCATAGATATATTCCCTCAACTTGGTTATTCATATATTCTTCTTCATCAGTTCTGGACCATCAATAGAAAGCTATACCATATAAAACAGTGTAAAATTGCATATTCTCactgttcttttccttttccctgaAGGCTGATTACGTACGAATATCAGTATacaggagagggagagggagagttaAGCATATTGGTACGTGTGCTCAGGTGCACGTACGTACGGCGATAAAAATCTTGACTTCTCAAATTTAAGAAATTTGAACGTTACGTCTGGAaatgtttggtttgaaacagTACTTGTAACTAgcggaaggggaagaaaatcgTTCCTATTCGTAGGTAAAGTCTATCTTACGGATGAACGTACAGGATGAGGCCCAACCAGGGTTGGCAAtatactgcaaatatcatttatctaaaTCTAAATTATAACCTACTTGCTGGCTTATTCATCAATACATGAAAGGTACAAGTGCATGGCGTGATCCAAACGCACGGTTTTTTTCTTTACCCTTGATTGAATTAACGCGCGTACAGttgattatttttctaatatatatatatatatatatatatatgtgtgtgtgtgtgtatgatcATCAATACTCAAGCAGATGAtgaatctagagagagagagagagagatgccgcCGCCATGGGACCAAGCTAGAAATGTGATAATGAATAATGAGTGACGGGGCGTGGTCCAAGCGCGCATGTAGATGGATGGGATGATGGAAGAAGTATAATGTCATGTGGGTGAGGATATATATAGTGGGCCACTTTGCTGCAAACCAGTTGGCTGGCTAGCTTGGCTACACGGAAATCTGTAATGTGAAAACAAGCTAGGAGGGCCAAAGAATAAAGATCCGAGGACATGGAATAGTAAACAGTCGTACGAACGATAGAGACACCCTGAATCGGGATTGGCCGAGCTCTTTAAATCATTGTACCATTCATAATCATATATAGATACTTCACCCCTTTCACCTTTACCTCAATAATACGGTTTGATGCGGGGATCCCCCACTCTATCCGAAAAGGACTGTCATCTATTACATTTAGAGACAGAGAGGCTCCACATCCATCcaaactaatatatatttatttactatgtatgtatatgtatatgtatgcatgcatgcatatgtatGTGCTAGAAAACCTCTGCTGTTCATTTTTAAACGACCTAGAGTTTGGGAATTTGACAAATTGGTTGTTAATCCATGGCAAGTTTTCTGGTTTCAGTGCATAAGAATACATAGAACCCCAGAGTCTTGGTCTTGGGCCTGGGTATGCTAGATCTTCCATGTTCTAAGATTGAATCTTTTGGGTGCAAGTAATGTTTAATAGGTAGACTTGATCTTTGTGATAAGGGTGCATTACATGATCTTAAAGTTTAACtggatatagatatatattacatttttcttttaaagaaatagGTTTTGACAATCCCTTAAATTtcccatcataaaaaaaaaaaaaaaaatagatagcaAAAAATTAAACTCGGAATAAAAATTATTGGTACAAGTTGGTCTCGAGAACATACTAATTACATTTCTTACTTGACAggatttcatttataaaaaatattttaaattatcttgcaaatcaaatattataaagaaaaagtgtgaaacatgtattttttttaaatgatatttacagttataaaatatataagtgacgataattatttaaaaaaaataaataaatacagaatttacgtgcatgataaaaaaattaatttttaaataatatatagatcccgcattattttagaaaaaattacaCACTACTTACATATACGCACCCTACTCTGAATCTATCATTACTATTTTTGAACATACTCGTAAGTAGAAACCCATGAAATACATTGAGCAAATGTGGTAGAGAATTAAGTCACAGTAGCGCAGCCGGCCTATAAAGTAAAAATTATTCACGTTACTATTCAGACCCATTGGTATTGTGCTTTTGAAGCCAATGGTGATGCTTGCTTTCTACCCGGACCTCACAATTATTCTTACGCTGACAGGGGGAAAATGGAGTTGGTGGTCCTCGCATAAGTTCTTCTCCTTTTCCAACTTTCTCGAGGTTATTTTTGCCTTCAAAATCCTCTTCACTGCTGCTTGCTAACTCCATCTGTCCCCTTGTCTGTCTACTCTTGTTTTGCCAAAATGGAAACAGGCAGAGCTGAGGGAAAGAGGAGCTTAAATTACTACAATAAcatggtggaggaggctgaagaggaggaggatgaAGCTAGCGAGTTAGGATTTGGCGAGgatgagaagaagagagaaatgaCTCCCGCATCTAGCAGGAGAACATCATCTGGCAGTGGAGGGTCAACGCTGATTACTTGCCAGGCGGATAATTGCAATGCTGATTTCACCGAAGCCAAGCCGTACCACCGGCGCCATAAGGTCTGCGAATTTCATGCCAAGGCTCCGGTTGTCAATGTTGGTGGACTCCATAAAAGGTTCTGCCAGCAATGCAGCAGGTTAGAAACCCTAGTTTTctaatcatttataatattaagctTGTTTCTTTCTGATCTTTTCTGGTTTTCAAATTTCTGTTTTGTTCTTAATTCCATTGTAGCTCAACTAGCTAGTTAATGCTTTTCCAGGATAGAAGCTTATAATAAGTGAAGTCATTTATAATTTAGAACGAGGGCGAattaacctatatatatatatattaagtgtaTCAAACAGAACATAGTACATTAAACTCGTTGATGATCAGTGTGCTTTCTAAGCAAAGTAAATTACGGCATTTGAGTATTAGGGGTGTTGGAGAATAATGGAGACTAAATATTGATCTACTAGctacttttaattatttctgcCACATGATCATGAGAACgctatctcattttaatttgaaTGAAATACAAGATCAGAACCAGTACAGTAGTAGCCTCTCAGTCCAACCTTAAACCTGTTCTAAAACCAAACGTATCCATGCACCATTAAAGGATGCAGAAGATAGCTAGGGATCATTGTGAGCTGTAAGCCATACGCGactaaatatgaaataatatactGGACGAAGGCGTTGAAACGACTCCTACGCCAAGAACCACCCCCTTTTCCTCTCAAGTGTCATATCAATCAGAAATCCACATTCATTTATTTGTGGACAACGGCCTCCAGCTAGCTTAATCTTAAACATATAAAGTAGTACTTTTATTGCCTAGATATGGGGCCTTCTGCAGAACTGATATCATTATCGCTTTCTAATCGTACCATAAGCAAGTTTGCTGATGTACATCAATTTGGCTGCAGACAAAGAGGTTTAACAGATATATGATCATGGaattaatgaaaattttaattatctacaccttgatatatattataattgaattaagtTGGAGTGTGATCTCTCAAAGTCCTATATTCCTATTATGGTCATGCAGCTATTTATTCTTAGTTATGCTTGGTGCATTACGAATTTTATCAATATTCCTTTTGTTACACATACAGTGAGGTACATGCATCTATGCAGATAGAATATTTATCCAAAGGTTGTACGTATTAAATTTGTACGTAGTACTTCTGAGCATTAACCACTCTTATGTTTTCCGGCTTATTTTAGAAAATAGTTTCCTTgtgaaaaagaaattgatttCCAACCCCAAGAAACTGTGTTGAAATCTGTGTGaatgagctatatatatatatcattgttATGCCGCGGAACCCCAGGATTTTGTGCACCAGTCAGACTTATATATATGtgagtgtgtgtatatatatatatatgaatgatcggtaattaaaatttttaacatcgtgtttgagaaaattgcagtatTAAATATACTGTACTCTCCATGAAAGAGTAAAGGAGAACCGATACAAAACAACCCACTTGACCGCTCACTCTCCACCAATAATGGCACTGTACGTCCAAGTCACTCAATGACTCATCAACCCGATTGCTAGCTAGATTGCTATATTCTACACCCTTCGAATGTAGCTGCCTGTCTTCTAATTGGAAAGaataacttttataatttttaagtcgGGGAATATGTATATCTTGAATATGCTATTTGTCTTCTTCTTAATATCATCATTTCATCTTTTGATGTGGCATAAAATGATagtaaagttatttattatataatatattttatcaagaTGCCAATCATTTGATGCCGTGTAAGAGGACATTGATGAAACGTGTCAAGTAGCgtttttcaattatatatgtatgtgtatatatgcatgtatatattgtAAGTGCATGATTATGTGtaaagattaagaaaaaatcttGTACCAATGTGCGGTACTTCATGTTTCTGATGGCTTATTGCATAATGAACTACTTGTGCTTTCCAATCAATACCAATAGTTCAACATTTTCCAAATCTCTGCCCATTCAAATCCTCCCTTTTGGTGATGCTTGGCCGTAATTTGACAAAAGGACCGACCTTTTTTGGTGATTCCCTCAATCTTGGCTTTATTGATCTCTTTTACTCTAGTCTCCACTAGGCCTATAAACGTAGTTGGTGCTCGTGAATGAACTTCTCAATTCTCTTGCTTGTTTGGGTCATTGAGACCCCTGAAATTCCAAAAGCCAAACACCATcgatcagaagaagaagaaaaaaagaacccGACAAAAGCATTCATTTCCTCCTGATATCCTGAAGGGATAAGACTTCTTACACCAATCTCAAGTCTCTTTCTAATTAACTTTCTGGGCCTTTCGCACCCAATGAGTCCTTGGCTAATTCTCCCATTAAGTTCCTACCTACCAAAAGGAGGTGATAAATAGCATTTCAAAACTTTACCTTAAAACCCACCATttgtcaaaaaagaaaaaaagaagaagaagcactcAATCGGCTGCTGTAAAAGAGGGAGAGGGGATACCTCTTCAATGTTACCACTACATGGGACACGAAGAAAGTGATCCCTCATCACTTTGCCTTCACCATGCACAATAGTAGGATTCCCCCTAGTGTCATCCCCGCGGAACCTATAAATGACATCTCTCCTTGCCACCTTCACATGGCCAATACGGAGGAGATGGTTAAAAGTCCAACCATTAATGCAAAAGCTCTAAAACTGCTGGATATTAAATTCATTATGCCTTTAACCATCGGAGTAGTAACATTCCACCACACTTTCGAATCTGACATCTATAGCAGCTCGCTCTATCAACATTGATATGATGGTAGCTCTCTCTTTTTATGGCTCCACTTATCTATCAATATTCAATAGCTTGATACTATGCCCATACTTAGTATCATGACATTTTAATCCAATTTACAGGTCAACCCCTTCGTGACTAGAACTTGTGATGTGGTCTTTGCTCTAATACAAGTTGTTAAGGACCCAATTATTAATCCAACAGTCCTAGAACTGTTGGATACTAAATTGGTTAACTATTTAACTCTCAAAACCACAACAAAGATCACTTTGCCTACACCACTCTCGCATAGGCAGAGGGAGAGGGAATCATCCTCAATCACATGGTGGAAACTCTCTTGTGTCATGCTGCTTTTATGCAGCACATAGGAAAGAGCATGCTCTCTTGAGTCTCCTCCCTCTCGTACCTCCTTTGCGGAGAGAAGAAGATtctaccctctctctctctctctctctctctctctctctctctctctctctctctctatttggaTTTTATGGTTAAAGGGAGTGAGATGGGAATGTGACAATGTTTTTTAGATATATTAGTACTTCCTTTTTGGGTGGTTATGTTGATAGCTTTTGAGTACAATTAATTATAGTAAAAAActataattgtaaataataaaaaaataccaatgtaataaaactcaaaaccaaaactaaaacctgtctttttgtaagtaaacaattatattaataggaatagacatagcccaagtacacaagaaggtatACAAGAGGTACAACCTATCTAAGATGAAGTaatggaaacaagaaaatcatgaaaatcaaaGCCATTAGACTCAACATCTTTGgcccataaaaaataaagttctaACAAAAAGTAATCTAATCTCCTCTAGAAAGCGCTTCTTGTCTTCGAAAGCCCAGTCATTACACTCCTATCATAAGCACCACAAAATACAAATAGGAACAATCTTCCACACAATTGTGATATGTGGAAAACCGCCTAGGTTTTTCCAACTGGCTAAAAGCTCAACCACTGTAGCAGGTATAATCCAGGCTAGCTCTAACTGTTTGAAAATATCTTCCCATAATGTTATAGCAACCTCGCAATGTAGTAAAAGATGATCCACAGTCTCACCGCTTTTTTTGCACATGAAGCACTAGTCCACTATAATCTCTATAAATTATCCACCGTCATAATCTTTTTCAGAGAAGCTGTCCAAGCAAAAGATGTCGCCCTAGGAGGAgccttatttctccaaatcCTTCTCCATGTAAAGTGCTTGTTCTGCTGTTGTGTCAAGGACTTatagaaagaaagaacaaaacattTGGAGAAACAAGGTTTATGGAGGGACTTGATCTCCAAAACTAAAACCTTTTACCAAACATCGTAAAGTTTATGGAGTTTCTCACAGACTGCTTCTATAAAGACTTCTCTTCACCAAATTTACACAAAACGTCATGGTAGCTTGTTTCCCTTGAATGACAAAATCATGAGCAATATCCTCTTTTGACATCATTGCAAATGCCTCCATGATCTGGGTAGAGGAAAGCACAGATCTTTAGATGCTAAAGATCGATTTAAGTTGTTTACCATAAAAAATCCTCTATATCAAGCTTCGACAGATGCAACAAAAGGTGATATCATAAAATCTAATTGAAGCAGAAATTACACCACTAAATCGTTGCAAGTATTTTGGTAGCTAGCAAAAAGCAAGACTGAAATAGCCCAAACCCATGTGAACTCCCGGCTCTCGCATATACGTACGTACCTAGCTactgaaaaattaatattttatatagtgaATTAAGTAgaaaggaggagaagaaaagaaattcatCACACAACAATCTTGACGTGTTTTAACACGTACAAAGACTAGCTTTTGTCAGCAGATGGAGGCCATTAGGAAAATAATTCCACTATCAAAAGATGGAGTATAAGAATTTGGACCAAAGCCTTCTTCCCAGCTTGATAacagtttctctctctctctctctctctctctctctctctctctctatatatatatatatatatataaagatatgtcTTTATAAAGACTTGAGCTACGATTCTTACCTCTCTTCTTACTTGAGGATTATCATCcttatatatgaattatatcTTCTCTACTTTTCAATAAAGAATCTACTGATCAAGTTGGAGGATTCCCGAAGTTCAACTCTATTGATACTGCATgcatatctttatatatatgtatatatataaatcttcatcttcagctttttattagttttgagTAAATATCCACTGATCTTGAAGAGCTTAAATCAACAAGATTGAATAGGTCTATTAATCTTTCCCCTAGTTCAAATATGAGTAATAATAAATCTCTCTTCCATGATGCTGCTTTCTTCGTATTTCCTCGATTATTAATGTAGATGGACCTAAAGACACGCAGTAGTACTCCCACTATACGTTTGCTGCTTAGTTCTTTGCCTTCAAGCTAGTGTTGATTACTAAAGAGAAGTAAAAGAAATCTATTACCTATATACTTTCTAAAGCCAactcatcatttattttattaactcATCCCAACCATTCACATGCTAAATTAAAAGTCCTTTCCTTGTATTGTCTTTAATACCCTAATAAACTCACTCCatttattgatattaatattaaaaaaaggtttGAATATGTAAGATTTCCTACTATTTATGATTTCTAATTTaatagagagaagaaaagactTTTTATCTTATAGCAGTCTTAGTAGATATTGATTTCTCTTACATGTCTCTTTGGCTTTCCCACCACTTAACTTTTCAATCATTTTGTTGTTACTTTTCAAATAAGTAGGAAAACTAAACATCTTTTTGAATTATTGActctgttatttatttttttggcttctTCATCTCTTAACTACTCTATTTTAAGTATTCTCACGCATTGCTTGGTTCGATGACTAgttaataagaagaagaaatgtgAAAATAAAGACTATATGGTAGCTGATCATGAGGAagtaaaatatggaaaatcCTTACGTTACTTCATTTCTTATTGAGCTCTTTCTATGGAATGGTGCATTGCAGGTTCCATATGCTATCAGAGTTTGATGAAAACAAAAAGAGTTGTCGGAAACGTCTAGCTGGTCACAATGAGAGGCGTCGGAAAAGCTCATCCGATTCTTATGGAGAAGGTTCACattgaaaagtatttatgtTAATTGGCAGCAAGCTTAAGAAAGGGACTCCCAGCCGAtaaaatcctatatatattataagcttATTATTAAAATGAATCAAAGATCTGTGTTATGGCTCTCTATCTTCTGTCAAGTGTTAATCggctttaattatgcattactGCTCTATAATCTATCCGTGCTCTGAAACAATTATGCCAACAGCATTTTGGCACGACCCAATGATTATGCCTTCCTTATGGTTGTCATTCTAGGTCTGTATCATTCTATCTATAATAATGACTACCCTTTATGGCATTGGTCCTATGTTTGTTCTATTTAAATGAGCTTCTTGTCACAGAACGTTT
This sequence is a window from Carya illinoinensis cultivar Pawnee chromosome 9, C.illinoinensisPawnee_v1, whole genome shotgun sequence. Protein-coding genes within it:
- the LOC122277615 gene encoding squamosa promoter-binding protein 1-like; the protein is METGRAEGKRSLNYYNNMVEEAEEEEDEASELGFGEDEKKREMTPASSRRTSSGSGGSTLITCQADNCNADFTEAKPYHRRHKVCEFHAKAPVVNVGGLHKRFCQQCSRFHMLSEFDENKKSCRKRLAGHNERRRKSSSDSYGEGSH